In Ogataea parapolymorpha DL-1 chromosome I, whole genome shotgun sequence, the following are encoded in one genomic region:
- a CDS encoding putative membrane protein: protein MFVETLNGLKASGRPLMVHLWRKYVLVPIGTLLMMLLLYGINEIIKKTTVNFPASVCLMLLMYGGLSLNSWLFGEHRTDIFLKYVDIPCGFALRWMNLYFTPPFVTLVLSDKVSVAEAFTIMAVYIVGYIFTFGFMAYFTWGLQLLLGTYKLHAKQDEKDEESQIPESSEQDEVNDNASKQSSNTIKEETTWEDKVRDFVLEWIDFFIYGLLFIAGIPVYFVTGYEMPVQLATAVLLFKACLFIPAKLRRVLHPILISFALCLLVYYILSLIKGQNYFTCIRHYRTGRTYLTLFDSEAYPEWPGAGDFLLSLMDISIVSLSLSMYKYRGDLKRHFASVLPPIILCAFMSFFIYPPVCYRLGISPARSLGFTGRSVTTALGIPLVTALGGSTQLMAVTTIISGILGVLVGDFLVFKVFRVRKHDFVSRGVSFGLNCGAVSTYYLTVVDPPAGAMSALCFTFFGTLMVILSAIDPLVRIAQKLVGW from the coding sequence ATGTTTGTGGAAACGCTGAATGGATTGAAGGCTTCGGGAAGGCCGCTGATGGTCCACCTGTGGCGCAAATATGTGCTTGTGCCTATCGGGACGCTGCTGATGATGCTGCTTTTGTATGGCATCAACGAGATAATCAAAAAGACGACGGTTAATTTCCCAGCATCGGTGTGCTTGATGCTGCTTATGTATGGTGGGCTGAGTCTGAACTCGTGGCTTTTCGGCGAGCATCGCACTGATATCTTTTTAAAATACGTGGATATTCCGTGTGGATTTGCGCTTCGATGGATGAATTTGTACTTCACGCCTCCCTTTGTGACGCTTGTTCTATCAGATAAGGTGAGTGTGGCGGAGGCGTTCACCATCATGGCGGTGTATATTGTGGGTTACATCTTCACGTTTGGGTTCATGGCCTATTTTACGTGGGGGTTGCAACTTTTGCTTGGCACGTACAAGCTTCACGCGAAACaggacgaaaaagacgaagagAGCCAGATCCCGGAGTCGAGCGAGCAGGATGAGGTGAACGACAACGCTAGCAAGCAGTCTTCGAATACTATAAAGGAAGAGACTACGTGGGAGGACAAAGTGCGGGACTTTGTGCTTGAGTGGATCGATTTCTTCATCTACGGTCTTCTCTTCATTGCTGGCATCCCCGTCTATTTCGTCACGGGCTACGAGATGCCTGTGCAGCTAGCTACTGCGGTGTTGCTATTTAAGGCGTGCTTGTTCATCCCGGCCAAGCTTCGCCGCGTCCTACATCCGATCTTGATCAGTTTTGCTCTTTGTTTGCTGGTGTATTACATTCTTTCGCTAATCAAAGGCCAAAACTATTTTACTTGCATCAGACATTACAGAACGGGACGGACCTACTTGACGCTGTTTGACAGTGAGGCGTACCCGGAGTGGCCGGGCGCAGGCGACTTTCTGCTCTCGCTGATGGACATCTCCATTGTATCGCTTTCTCTGTCAATGTACAAATATCGAGGCGATTTAAAGCGTCATTTTGCCTCGGTGCTCCCTCCAATCATCTTGTGCGCATTTATGTCATTTTTCATATACCCCCCGGTGTGCTATCGGTTGGGCATCTCTCCGGCCCGGTCGCTGGGTTTTACGGGCCGGTCTGTGACGACGGCGCTCGGGATACCACTGGTGACTGCTTTGGGAGGATCCACGCAGCTCATGGCGGTGACCACGATCATCAGTGGAATATTGGGGGTGCTGGTGGGCGATTTTTTAGTTTTCAAAGTGTTCCGCGTGCGTAAGCACGACTTTGTGAGCCGCGGTGTTTCGTTTGGTTTGAATTGTGGAGCCGTGTCGACGTACTACCTAACCGTGGTAGACCCGCCAGCAGGAGCGATGAGCGCATTGTGTTTTACCTTTTTCGGAACGCTGATGGTCATTCTGAGTGCGATCGACCCCCTGGTTAGAATCGCGCAGAAGCTTGTTGGATGGTGA
- a CDS encoding Conserved hypothetical membrane protein, producing the protein MGSFNKNYRYFKTRALAYYYRYPARVLLLAVGVVSLFLFLFTSTSPQIQQKIISSNYTSWLNNLSQNKKTAPNVDPQQELLDRELAKTNKFREIFKLIEQNKPPVKLDPFEYDESGHDQDTVPTSRRLSAIGSFSHEFVSGVKNAHQNFVKLLPEYDEVMRYRGNGVIILGGGDLSWLALLCTRMFRRMGGSLPVEVMLPRMSDYLQDREICDIYLPQLNAKCVVMTEQLGIKTAEEEELFFTDFNINSNMYRSLALLTSNYQNVLLLESETLLIKSLDESIFTSEPFNSHGLVLWPDFWKRKTSPFWYLAAGLSVDNTLVRDSVIELPESKYVSSSKAESVFPLHDRRGAIPDVSNDSGELMINKKAHWKTMLLALYYNLYGEGYFYPLLVQASSSGEKETFAAAATALKMPYYQTRTATEANGFWYNGEFRGVGMLQFDPTVDFYSLNSFKEKYETNPDKITDQEFKKYLNDAPERKSALFFKVNYPRLLPIELINDGFIVKENGDRIRMFGENDNFGNDLEATLWRIMVDYICYSEVRCSYLDKHFPHDRKSKEAINKYCTDNLKPHLLWLAGNH; encoded by the coding sequence ATGGGCTCTTTCAATAAGAATTACCGGTACTTCAAGACCCGCGCGCTCGCGTACTACTATCGGTATCCCGCACgggtgctgctgctggccgtcGGCGTCGTGTCGCTTTTCCTATTTTTGTTCACCTCCACTTCTCCCCAGATCCAACAAAAGATCATTTCCTCTAATTACACCTCATGGCTGAACAATTTATCGCAAAATAAAAAAACCGCTCCGAACGTGGATCCacagcaggagctgttGGACCgtgagctggccaagaccaacaagTTTAGAGAGATATTCAAGCTCATCGAGCAAAACAAGCCGCCTGTCAAACTGGACCCTTTTGAGTATGACGAGTCTGGCCACGACCAGGACACCGTCCCCACTTCCAGAAGACTTTCTGCGATTGGTAGCTTTTCGCACGAGTTTGTGTCGGGCGTGAAGAATGCACACCAGAACTTTGTCAAGCTTCTGCCAgagtacgacgaggtgATGCGGTACAGGGGCAACGGTGTGATCATTCTTGGCGGCGGCGATCTTTCGTGGCTGGCGCTGCTGTGCACAAGAATGTTCAGACGGATGGGCGGATCTTTGCCTGTTGAAGTGATGCTGCCGCGGATGTCCGACTATTTACAGGACCGCGAGATCTGCGACATTTATCTTCCACAGTTGAACGCAAAGTGCGTGGTGATGACCGAACAACTGGGCATCAAGAcggccgaggaggaagagctgtttttcaCAGATTTCAACATCAACTCCAACATGTATAGGTCGCTGGCTCTGCTGACGTCCAACTATCAGAACGTGCTGCTCCTGGAGAGCGAGACGCTGCTCATCAAGTCTCTGGACGAGTCGATTTTCACCTCTGAGCCATTCAACTCACACGGTCTGGTTCTGTGGCCagacttttggaaaagaaaaacGTCTCCGTTCTGGTATCTTGCGGCCGGTCTCTCTGTGGACAACACGTTGGTCCGGGACTCCGTGATCGAGCTACCAGAATCAAAATACgtcagctcgtccaaagcaGAGAGCGTTTTCCCACTGCACGACCGTCGCGGAGCCATTCCCGACGTCTCCAACGACAGCGGCGAGCTGatgatcaacaaaaaaGCCCATTGGAAAACCATGCTGCTTGCTCTGTACTATAACCTGTACGGAGAGGGCTATTTTTACCCGCTACTTGTCCAGGCAAGCTCCTCAGGAGAAAAGGAGACGTTtgccgctgctgccacCGCGCTCAAAATGCCATACTATCAGACAAGAACGGCCACGGAAGCCAACGGGTTCTGGTATAACGGCGAGTTCCGCGGCGTGGGAATGCTCCAATTCGACCCAACCGTGGACTTTTATTCGCtcaactctttcaaagagaagTACGAAACAAACCCGGACAAGATCACCGACCAGGAGTTCAAAAAGTACCTCAACGACGCCCCAGAAAGAAAGTCTGCActcttcttcaaagtcAACTATCCAAGACTGCTGCCAATCGAGCTTATCAACGACGGCTTTATTGTCAAGGAGAACGGCGACCGGATCCGCATGTTTGGCGAGAACGACAACTTTGGCAACGACCTCGAGGCCACCCTATGGAGAATCATGGTGGATTATATTTGTTACTCCGAGGTGCGCTGCTCGTACTTGGACAAGCACTTCCCGCACGACCGCAAGTCGAAGGAGGCTATCAACAAGTACTGCACAGACAACTTGAAACCGCATCTGCTGTGGCTTGCCGGCAACCACTAA